Proteins co-encoded in one Pithys albifrons albifrons isolate INPA30051 chromosome 14, PitAlb_v1, whole genome shotgun sequence genomic window:
- the NSDHL gene encoding sterol-4-alpha-carboxylate 3-dehydrogenase, decarboxylating isoform X1 gives MATRLRSAGTRCTVIGGSGFLGQHLVEQLLAKGYTVNVFDVHRGCQSDRVSFFLGDLCDKEALLPALQGVSVAFHCASPAPSSDNRELFYRVNVGGTKAVIEACREAGVQKLVLTSSASVVFEGTDIKNGSEDLPYAQKPIDYYTETKILQEKEVLAANDPENNFLTAAIRPHGIFGPRDPQLVPTLIQAARSGKMKFIIGDGKNLVDFTYVDNVVHGHILAAEKLQKGSPLCGQAFHITNDEPVPFWAFMSRLLTGLGYNAPKYHIPYGLAYCLALLLALLLWLLRPLVTIRATFTPMRVALAGTFHYYSCERAKRALGYSPVVGLEEAVARTLQSYPHLRRARA, from the exons ATGGCCACACGTCTCAGATCG gctggCACGAGGTGCACCGTGATCGGCGGCTCCGGCTTCCTGGGGCAGCACCTggtggagcagctcctggccaaGGGTTACACCGTCAACGTGTTCGACGTCCACCGGGGCTGCCAGAGCGACAGAGTGAGCTTCTTCCTGGGAGACCTGTGTGACAAGGAG gctctgctcccagccctgcaaggTGTGTCCGTGGCTTTCCACTGTGCATCCCCAGCGCCCTCCAGTGACAACAGGGAGCTGTTCTACAGGGTCAATGTGGGGGGAACCAAAGCAGTCATTGAAGCCTGCAGAGAAGCTGGAGTGCAG AAGTTGGTGTTaaccagcagtgccagtgtggTTTTTGAGGGCACAGACATAAAAAATGGATCAGAAGACCTCCCTTATGCACAGAAACCTATTGACTACTACACAGAGACCAAGATCCTGCAGGAGAAG gaagTGCTCGCTGCCAACGACCCAGAGAACAATTTCCTCACCGCTGCCATCCGTCCCCACGGCATCTTCGggcccagggacccccagctgGTGCCCACCCTCATCCAGGCAGCCAGGAGTGGCAAGATGAAGTTCATCATTGG GGACGGGAAGAACTTGGTGGATTTCACCTACGTGGACAACGTGGTCCATGGGCACATCCTGGctgcagaaaagctgcagaaaggcTCTCCCCTGTGTGGGCAG gcGTTCCACATCACCAACGATGAGCCCGTTCCCTTCTGGGCCTTCATGTCTCGGCTCTTGACAGGCCTGGGCTACAACGCTCCCAAGTACCACATTCCCTACGGGCTGGCCTAttgcctggccctgctgctggccctgctgctgtggctgctgcggCCCCTGGTGACCATCAGGGCCACCTTCACGCCCATGCGGGTGGCCCTGGCCGGCACCTTCCACTACTACAGCTGCGAGAGGGCCAAGAGGGCCCTGGGCTACAGCCCCgtggtggggctggaggaggccGTGGCCAGGACCCTGCAGAGCTACCCCCACCTGCGCCGTGCCAGggcctga
- the NSDHL gene encoding sterol-4-alpha-carboxylate 3-dehydrogenase, decarboxylating isoform X2 yields MATRLRSAGTRCTVIGGSGFLGQHLVEQLLAKGYTVNVFDVHRGCQSDRVSFFLGDLCDKEKLVLTSSASVVFEGTDIKNGSEDLPYAQKPIDYYTETKILQEKEVLAANDPENNFLTAAIRPHGIFGPRDPQLVPTLIQAARSGKMKFIIGDGKNLVDFTYVDNVVHGHILAAEKLQKGSPLCGQAFHITNDEPVPFWAFMSRLLTGLGYNAPKYHIPYGLAYCLALLLALLLWLLRPLVTIRATFTPMRVALAGTFHYYSCERAKRALGYSPVVGLEEAVARTLQSYPHLRRARA; encoded by the exons ATGGCCACACGTCTCAGATCG gctggCACGAGGTGCACCGTGATCGGCGGCTCCGGCTTCCTGGGGCAGCACCTggtggagcagctcctggccaaGGGTTACACCGTCAACGTGTTCGACGTCCACCGGGGCTGCCAGAGCGACAGAGTGAGCTTCTTCCTGGGAGACCTGTGTGACAAGGAG AAGTTGGTGTTaaccagcagtgccagtgtggTTTTTGAGGGCACAGACATAAAAAATGGATCAGAAGACCTCCCTTATGCACAGAAACCTATTGACTACTACACAGAGACCAAGATCCTGCAGGAGAAG gaagTGCTCGCTGCCAACGACCCAGAGAACAATTTCCTCACCGCTGCCATCCGTCCCCACGGCATCTTCGggcccagggacccccagctgGTGCCCACCCTCATCCAGGCAGCCAGGAGTGGCAAGATGAAGTTCATCATTGG GGACGGGAAGAACTTGGTGGATTTCACCTACGTGGACAACGTGGTCCATGGGCACATCCTGGctgcagaaaagctgcagaaaggcTCTCCCCTGTGTGGGCAG gcGTTCCACATCACCAACGATGAGCCCGTTCCCTTCTGGGCCTTCATGTCTCGGCTCTTGACAGGCCTGGGCTACAACGCTCCCAAGTACCACATTCCCTACGGGCTGGCCTAttgcctggccctgctgctggccctgctgctgtggctgctgcggCCCCTGGTGACCATCAGGGCCACCTTCACGCCCATGCGGGTGGCCCTGGCCGGCACCTTCCACTACTACAGCTGCGAGAGGGCCAAGAGGGCCCTGGGCTACAGCCCCgtggtggggctggaggaggccGTGGCCAGGACCCTGCAGAGCTACCCCCACCTGCGCCGTGCCAGggcctga